The following DNA comes from Agromyces mangrovi.
GCCCTGCAGCGCGACCGATCCGTACACGGCGGCCGTCGCGACCACCGACGACGTGTCGTTGACCGCGGTGCCGGCGAACAGCGCGAACGCCGCCTGGTCGAGGCCGAGCGCGTGGCCGATCAGCGGGAAGACCGCGACGGCGACCATGTTGAAGAGGAAGATCGTCGAGACCGCGTAGGCGATGTCCGCGCTCGCGGCGCCGATCACGGGCGCGACGGCGGCGATGGCGGATGCCCCGCAGATGCCGGTTCCGACGCCGATGAGCGTGCGCAGGTCGCCCACGACACCGAGCGCGCGACCGACGAGCCAGGCCGCGCCGAGACACGCGGCGAGCGTGATCAGCATGATCGGCAGCGACTCGAGCCCGACGTCGACGATCTGCGCGAGGGAGAGCTGCGTGCCGAGCAGCACGACCGAGAGCTGCAGCACGCGGCTGCCGGTGAACGCGACGCCCGGCTGCAGCACTCGGCCGGGCCGGCGCACGAGCGCGATCGCCAGCCCGATCGCGATCGCGGGCAGTGCGCTGCCGAGGAGCGGCAGCGCCCGCCCGATCAGGGTCGCGACCACGGCGATCGCCAGCGCGAGCGCGAGCCCCGGCAGAAGGCCGACCAGGCGCCGCGCGGTGCCCTCGGACGGTTCGGTCATGGGTCGAGCATCTCGCGAACGCCGCGGAATTGCCCCTGCCGCGCCGCAACCGACCGGCGTAGCCTGCTGGGGTCGGAGGAGGATCGGACATGTCCAACCTGGTGGTGCACTTCGAGATCCACGGGACGGAGCCGCAGCAGCTGATCGACTTCTACTCGAAGCTGCTCGGGTGGACGTTCACGCAGTACGGCGAGATGGAGTACTGGAGCATCGACACCGGCGACGGGTCGATCCGGCCGAGCGAGGGTGCAGCGGGGCACGGCATCAACGGCGGCCTGCTGCGC
Coding sequences within:
- a CDS encoding YeiH family protein is translated as MTEPSEGTARRLVGLLPGLALALAIAVVATLIGRALPLLGSALPAIAIGLAIALVRRPGRVLQPGVAFTGSRVLQLSVVLLGTQLSLAQIVDVGLESLPIMLITLAACLGAAWLVGRALGVVGDLRTLIGVGTGICGASAIAAVAPVIGAASADIAYAVSTIFLFNMVAVAVFPLIGHALGLDQAAFALFAGTAVNDTSSVVATAAVYGSVALQGAIVVKLVRTLMIIPITVGLAVHVRRRAVREAGSEHPPLTVRRVLGLVPWFLVGFLVMAAIASLGVIPDAAEAALGQAATFLITTAMAAIGLSTDVRALRATGARPLVLGGILSTVVAVTALVVIAVTGA